In Terriglobia bacterium, one genomic interval encodes:
- a CDS encoding transposase, producing MKGTKYDWLRDPARMDQEQRREFAKLKQSDLKTARAWALKETAMALYNYVYEKRARKHFQWWYQWAVRSRLQPMKDVAAMLKRRFENIITYLRHQITNAASESINAKIQWVKYTARGFRNKQNFINAIYFHCGGLELAPSPTK from the coding sequence TTGAAGGGAACCAAATACGACTGGCTGCGAGATCCTGCGAGGATGGATCAGGAGCAGCGGCGAGAATTTGCGAAGTTGAAGCAAAGCGATTTGAAGACGGCGCGGGCTTGGGCGCTGAAGGAAACCGCCATGGCGCTGTACAACTACGTGTATGAGAAGCGGGCTCGCAAACATTTTCAGTGGTGGTATCAGTGGGCGGTGCGTAGCCGACTGCAGCCCATGAAGGACGTGGCCGCCATGTTGAAGCGCCGCTTCGAGAACATCATTACCTACTTGCGGCATCAGATCACGAATGCTGCCAGCGAATCCATCAACGCCAAAATCCAGTGGGTAAAATACACAGCGCGAGGATTCCGCAATAAACAGAACTTCATTAATGCGATTTACTTCCACTGCGGAGGTCTGGAATTGGCACCTTCACCCACTAAGTAG